The Enterococcus sp. 7F3_DIV0205 genome has a window encoding:
- the mutL gene encoding DNA mismatch repair endonuclease MutL, whose translation MGKIQELSEQLANQIAAGEVVERPASVVKELVENAIDAGSTQIDIFIEEAGLKTIQVIDNGEGITKEDIISAFKRHATSKIHTRDDLFRIRSLGFRGEALPSIASVSEIIVETAVSEEEEGSYVQMKGGKVEEHRPAALRKGTKITVSNLFFNTPARLKYVKTIQTELANVGDIVNRLALSHPKIAFRLVHDGNKMMNTAGNGDLKQTIAGIYGIGTAKKMLKIEAEDLDFKLTGYVSLPEVTRASRNYLSTIINGRYIKNFALNKAIVDGYGSKLMVGRFPLAVLEIEMDPLLVDVNVHPTKQEVRLSKEKELMLLISEAIREVLSHQQLIPNAADNLQFKKKVEQQPKVEQMEIPLTEQAETSQPIRKPGSLGYDPTSGNFFVKETSPTFQAQKPTSNWVKETKPQTKEELEKEALMAYAFSSPTDVEEETHSANSHLDEPAEPLKAEEIPQVEEKPTIDEQVYQEELSHHPEVDFSAQGAQNDLNKMLNKLADERPKERFPELEYFGQMHGTYLFAQSKDGLYIIDQHAAQERVKYEYFREKIGEVTNDLQELLVPIVIDYPNSDALKIKEQKETLAEVGIHLEDFGQNSFIVRAHPTWYPAGEEETIIREMIDMFLTTGSVSVKKFREATAIMMSCKRSIKANHYLNEQQARVLLKDLETCENPFNCPHGRPVLIHFTNSDMEKMFKRIQDPH comes from the coding sequence ATGGGAAAAATACAAGAATTATCAGAACAACTTGCCAATCAGATCGCTGCTGGTGAAGTAGTAGAACGTCCTGCATCAGTTGTCAAAGAACTTGTAGAAAATGCGATCGATGCTGGAAGTACACAAATCGATATTTTTATTGAAGAAGCAGGACTTAAAACGATCCAAGTCATCGATAATGGTGAAGGCATCACAAAAGAAGACATTATAAGTGCATTTAAGCGTCATGCCACAAGTAAAATCCATACAAGAGACGATTTATTCCGCATTCGTAGTTTAGGGTTTCGTGGAGAAGCCCTGCCCAGTATCGCCTCTGTTTCAGAAATCATCGTAGAAACAGCTGTTTCCGAAGAAGAGGAAGGCAGTTATGTTCAAATGAAAGGCGGCAAGGTCGAAGAACACCGTCCGGCTGCTTTAAGAAAAGGAACAAAAATCACCGTTTCAAATTTATTTTTTAATACACCAGCTCGTTTAAAATATGTCAAAACGATCCAAACTGAACTTGCCAATGTAGGGGATATCGTCAATCGCTTGGCATTAAGCCATCCTAAAATTGCTTTTCGTTTAGTTCATGATGGGAATAAAATGATGAATACAGCTGGCAATGGTGATTTGAAACAAACGATTGCCGGAATTTATGGGATTGGCACTGCAAAAAAAATGCTGAAAATCGAAGCAGAAGATTTAGACTTTAAATTGACAGGCTATGTCTCATTACCCGAAGTGACTAGAGCAAGTCGAAACTATTTATCAACGATCATAAATGGCCGTTATATCAAGAATTTCGCGCTGAATAAAGCAATCGTTGACGGCTACGGCTCAAAATTAATGGTCGGACGCTTTCCGCTGGCTGTATTAGAAATTGAAATGGACCCATTGCTAGTGGATGTCAATGTGCATCCCACAAAACAAGAAGTCCGTTTGAGTAAAGAAAAAGAATTGATGCTCTTGATCAGTGAAGCCATTCGTGAAGTGTTGAGTCATCAACAACTTATCCCAAATGCTGCAGACAATCTTCAGTTTAAAAAGAAAGTTGAACAGCAACCGAAAGTGGAACAAATGGAGATTCCATTAACAGAGCAGGCGGAAACGAGCCAACCAATTCGAAAACCAGGCAGTTTAGGCTATGATCCAACTAGCGGCAATTTCTTTGTCAAAGAAACATCGCCAACATTTCAAGCGCAAAAGCCTACTAGTAATTGGGTAAAAGAAACGAAACCTCAAACCAAAGAAGAGCTTGAAAAAGAAGCGTTGATGGCCTACGCTTTCAGCTCACCAACGGATGTTGAGGAAGAGACTCATTCAGCAAACAGTCATTTGGACGAACCTGCAGAACCATTAAAAGCAGAAGAAATCCCTCAAGTGGAAGAGAAACCAACGATTGATGAGCAAGTGTATCAAGAAGAATTAAGCCATCATCCAGAAGTTGATTTTTCAGCACAAGGCGCTCAAAATGACTTAAATAAAATGTTGAACAAACTAGCAGATGAAAGACCCAAAGAACGTTTTCCTGAATTAGAGTATTTTGGTCAAATGCATGGCACGTATCTATTTGCTCAAAGTAAAGATGGCTTATACATCATCGATCAACATGCTGCTCAAGAACGAGTCAAGTATGAGTATTTTAGAGAAAAAATCGGCGAAGTGACGAATGATTTACAAGAATTATTAGTACCGATCGTGATCGATTATCCAAATAGTGATGCATTGAAAATCAAAGAACAAAAAGAAACTCTGGCAGAAGTCGGAATTCATTTAGAAGACTTCGGTCAAAATAGTTTTATTGTTCGGGCGCATCCAACGTGGTATCCTGCTGGTGAAGAAGAGACGATCATTCGAGAAATGATCGATATGTTTTTGACCACAGGTTCAGTCAGTGTGAAAAAATTCCGTGAAGCAACAGCGATCATGATGAGTTGTAAACGCTCGATCAAAGCCAATCATTATTTAAATGAACAACAAGCTCGGGTTTTATTGAAGGATCTTGAGACCTGTGAAAATCCTTTTAATTGCCCGCACGGCCGACCTGTTTTGATTCATTTTACCAATTCAGATATGGAAAAAATGTTTAAGCGTATACAAGATCCACATTAA
- the mutS gene encoding DNA mismatch repair protein MutS → MPQKTKNTPMMEQYLAIKDQYQDAFLFYRLGDFYEMFYEDAINASQVLELTLTSRNRNADDPIPMCGIPHHAAQGYIDTLIEKGYKVAICEQVEDPKTTKGMVKREVVQLITPGTVMTSKGLDAKDNNYLTAIVEENGTFGLAYVDLSTGELKTAVLSDEDGVINEASALQTKEVVLGSPLSETLKQTLKDRLNIIFSEQDQAEENAEFSFLTSELTHPLEVEVTGKLLTYLTVTQKRGLSHIQKAVEYQPDHFLKMDHYSKFNLELSQSIRTGLKKGTLLWLLDETKTAMGGRLLKQWLDRPLIQEKQIQMRQEMVQSLLNAYFERVDLQSTLTKVYDLERLAGRVAFGNVNGRDLIQLKTSLEQVPLVRELIVGINQGEWNDLLLDLNPAEDIVELINTAINEEAPLAITEGNIIKDNYNEKLDEYRDAMRHGKQWLAELEAKERQETGIKTLKVGFNRVFGYYIEVTKSNLANLEEGKYERKQTLANAERFITPELKEMETLILEAEEKSVDLEYQLFLEVREQVKANIERLQKLAKTISAVDVLQAFATVSERYQYVRPTLKSNSKELHIVEGRHPVVEKVLGHQEYIPNSVHMSKENIILLITGPNMSGKSTYMRQLALTVVMAQIGCFVPAESADLPIFDQIFTRIGASDDLIAGQSTFMVEMMEANQALRHATPNSLILFDELGRGTATYDGMALAQAIIEYIHREVKAKTLFSTHYHELTVLDESLAGLKNVHVGAVEKNGEVVFLHKMMDGPADKSYGIHVAKIAGLPSALLERAATILTALESDEQPLKTVEYKDEIKEDTEQLSLFKEVSTDELGVIDTLKKINLLEMTPMDALNKLHELQKRI, encoded by the coding sequence ATGCCTCAAAAAACGAAAAACACACCCATGATGGAACAATACTTAGCAATCAAAGACCAATACCAAGATGCGTTTCTATTTTACCGATTAGGTGACTTTTATGAAATGTTTTATGAAGATGCGATCAATGCGTCACAGGTATTGGAACTAACCTTAACTAGCCGCAATCGTAATGCTGATGATCCGATTCCAATGTGTGGAATTCCTCATCATGCAGCACAAGGCTATATCGATACATTGATTGAAAAAGGCTATAAAGTAGCGATTTGTGAACAAGTAGAAGATCCTAAAACAACAAAAGGAATGGTCAAACGAGAAGTTGTTCAGTTGATCACACCTGGAACCGTTATGACCAGCAAAGGCTTAGATGCAAAAGACAACAACTACCTAACCGCGATCGTTGAGGAAAATGGTACGTTTGGTTTAGCGTATGTTGATTTAAGTACGGGAGAATTAAAGACGGCTGTTTTGAGCGATGAAGATGGTGTCATCAATGAAGCATCAGCTTTACAAACCAAAGAAGTCGTATTAGGAAGTCCCTTGTCGGAAACTCTAAAACAAACATTGAAAGATCGTTTGAATATTATATTTTCTGAACAAGATCAAGCAGAAGAAAATGCTGAATTTAGTTTCTTGACGAGTGAACTGACACACCCCCTGGAAGTGGAAGTCACAGGCAAGTTACTGACATATTTAACGGTGACTCAAAAACGCGGATTATCTCATATTCAAAAAGCTGTAGAATATCAGCCAGATCACTTCTTGAAAATGGATCATTATTCTAAATTCAACTTAGAATTGAGCCAATCGATCCGAACAGGTTTGAAAAAAGGGACGTTATTATGGCTGCTAGATGAAACAAAAACCGCAATGGGCGGCCGTTTACTAAAACAATGGCTCGATCGTCCCTTGATCCAAGAAAAACAAATCCAAATGCGTCAAGAAATGGTGCAATCGTTATTAAATGCCTATTTTGAACGTGTGGATTTACAATCGACTTTAACAAAAGTCTACGATTTAGAACGGCTAGCAGGTCGTGTTGCCTTTGGGAATGTGAATGGGCGCGATTTGATCCAACTGAAAACATCGTTAGAGCAAGTCCCATTGGTTCGTGAACTGATCGTTGGAATCAATCAAGGTGAGTGGAATGATCTGCTATTAGATTTAAACCCAGCTGAAGATATCGTGGAACTAATCAATACAGCCATCAACGAAGAAGCGCCGCTTGCGATCACAGAAGGAAATATCATCAAAGATAATTACAATGAAAAACTAGATGAATACCGCGATGCTATGCGCCACGGAAAACAATGGTTAGCAGAGTTAGAAGCAAAAGAACGTCAAGAAACAGGAATCAAAACGCTAAAAGTAGGCTTTAATCGAGTATTCGGTTACTATATCGAAGTCACAAAATCAAATTTAGCCAACCTAGAAGAAGGCAAGTACGAACGTAAACAAACGCTAGCAAATGCGGAACGTTTTATCACCCCTGAACTAAAAGAAATGGAAACGTTGATCTTAGAAGCAGAAGAAAAATCAGTGGATCTAGAATATCAATTATTCCTAGAAGTCCGAGAACAAGTCAAAGCCAATATCGAACGTCTGCAAAAACTAGCGAAAACAATCAGCGCAGTGGATGTTTTACAAGCTTTTGCAACGGTTAGTGAAAGATACCAATACGTTCGGCCAACCTTAAAAAGTAATAGCAAAGAACTGCATATTGTTGAAGGTCGTCACCCTGTTGTAGAAAAAGTCTTAGGGCATCAAGAATATATTCCAAACAGTGTTCATATGAGCAAAGAGAACATCATTCTATTAATCACAGGACCGAATATGTCCGGTAAAAGTACCTACATGCGTCAATTAGCACTAACGGTCGTGATGGCTCAAATCGGTTGTTTCGTGCCCGCTGAATCTGCCGATCTACCAATTTTTGACCAAATTTTCACTAGAATTGGGGCATCGGATGATTTGATTGCGGGTCAAAGTACGTTTATGGTAGAAATGATGGAAGCCAATCAAGCCTTACGTCATGCCACACCAAACAGTTTGATTTTATTCGATGAGCTTGGTCGAGGAACAGCAACCTATGATGGCATGGCATTAGCACAAGCAATCATTGAGTATATCCATCGAGAAGTCAAAGCCAAAACATTATTCTCTACCCATTATCATGAATTAACGGTCTTAGACGAAAGCTTGGCTGGCTTGAAAAATGTTCATGTCGGGGCAGTGGAAAAAAATGGCGAAGTTGTCTTCTTGCATAAAATGATGGATGGACCTGCTGACAAAAGTTACGGGATTCATGTAGCGAAAATTGCTGGCTTACCTAGTGCGTTATTAGAACGTGCGGCTACGATTCTTACTGCTTTAGAATCAGACGAGCAACCACTTAAAACAGTTGAATACAAAGACGAGATTAAAGAAGATACTGAACAATTATCTCTATTCAAAGAAGTATCCACAGATGAATTAGGTGTGATCGATACCTTGAAAAAAATCAATTTATTAGAAATGACACCAATGGATGCTTTAAATAAATTGCATGAACTGCAAAAAAGAATCTAA
- a CDS encoding YlbF family regulator, which yields MEPSIEDKRINEELTKLLTLLGEDELIKRYKELEEKVQHNEKLTELVEQIKAAQKDAVQFAHYDKPEAEKAAIKRADELTKEFDEHPLVVAYREQLMEANDLLQHVTDMIQYRINEELEKEG from the coding sequence ATGGAGCCGTCCATTGAAGATAAAAGAATCAACGAAGAATTAACAAAGTTATTGACCTTACTTGGCGAGGATGAATTGATCAAGCGTTACAAAGAACTAGAAGAAAAAGTTCAACATAATGAGAAGCTAACTGAACTGGTTGAGCAAATCAAAGCAGCACAAAAAGATGCGGTTCAATTTGCACATTATGATAAACCAGAAGCAGAAAAAGCGGCAATTAAACGAGCGGACGAACTAACGAAAGAATTTGATGAGCATCCTTTAGTTGTAGCATATCGAGAGCAACTGATGGAAGCAAACGACCTCTTACAACACGTCACAGACATGATCCAATATAGAATCAACGAAGAACTAGAGAAGGAAGGGTAA
- a CDS encoding YxiG family protein, whose amino-acid sequence MDLIYAATDDYLGLTNITLSDGKIRISLDRKEETWLKQYDCSGKVIIEIWSKSVVLEAEKFKINDEIYTL is encoded by the coding sequence TTGGATCTCATTTATGCTGCTACTGATGACTATTTAGGATTGACAAATATTACCTTATCGGATGGTAAAATCAGAATTTCATTAGATCGTAAAGAAGAGACTTGGTTGAAACAATATGATTGTTCTGGAAAAGTTATCATAGAAATTTGGAGTAAATCAGTAGTTTTAGAAGCAGAAAAATTTAAAATAAATGATGAGATATACACATTATAA
- a CDS encoding histidine phosphatase family protein: MNSTVTFYVTRHGETLLNHLHKAQGWSDSPLTERGIQAATQLGLQLKNVQFSAAFSSDTSRALQTGKTILTAQGQNELQVITDKRLREWCLGRWEAENNNKFISSMMNELQIKNDFSELNSRLLEVHEIIYKSDTSGMVEPFQMIMDRLESFLKETGDNLIHLNNPNVLIVTHAFAIKTLMYLFSKEMLRKKPKIKNVDIISIKWDGKSFSILT; encoded by the coding sequence ATGAATTCAACAGTTACTTTCTATGTTACTCGACATGGGGAAACCTTACTTAATCATTTACATAAAGCACAAGGTTGGTCAGATTCCCCATTAACTGAAAGAGGAATCCAAGCAGCCACACAATTAGGACTGCAACTGAAAAATGTCCAATTTTCGGCTGCATTTTCTAGTGATACATCCAGAGCTTTACAAACTGGAAAAACCATATTAACTGCACAGGGGCAAAATGAACTGCAAGTTATTACTGATAAAAGGCTCCGTGAGTGGTGTTTAGGCCGTTGGGAAGCAGAAAATAATAATAAGTTTATTTCCAGTATGATGAATGAGTTACAGATAAAAAATGATTTTTCAGAGCTTAATTCCCGTCTGCTGGAAGTTCATGAGATTATTTATAAATCCGACACATCAGGTATGGTTGAACCGTTTCAAATGATTATGGATAGATTGGAAAGTTTTCTCAAAGAGACAGGTGATAATTTGATTCACTTGAATAATCCAAACGTCCTGATCGTTACTCATGCTTTTGCTATTAAAACATTGATGTATTTGTTTTCAAAAGAAATGTTGCGAAAAAAACCTAAAATCAAAAATGTCGATATTATTTCTATTAAATGGGATGGTAAAAGTTTTTCTATCCTTACATGA
- a CDS encoding T6SS immunity protein Tdi1 domain-containing protein, producing the protein MYSNSTDYGFVPLLPLGGIENVEHLDRVKIREHALLTYRLIGKLDCNIDFGEVNYNNGPVNYEVLKPYT; encoded by the coding sequence TTGTATTCAAATTCAACAGACTATGGATTTGTTCCGCTACTTCCATTAGGTGGAATAGAGAATGTAGAACACTTAGACAGAGTAAAAATAAGAGAGCATGCCCTATTAACTTATCGATTAATTGGTAAGTTAGATTGTAATATTGATTTTGGTGAGGTTAATTACAATAATGGGCCAGTAAATTATGAAGTACTCAAACCATATACGTAA